A stretch of Brassica napus cultivar Da-Ae chromosome C6, Da-Ae, whole genome shotgun sequence DNA encodes these proteins:
- the LOC106368526 gene encoding uncharacterized protein LOC106368526: MEPGVADHTASSYRNQKIFQDRHFSAQETTLKALCDAREWQEAQIQLQPNIRARPMEDKNPNLAFTCRSDAAWKSDSRVAGGAWSFYNNQGGLMTSYSQTFSSVISPLVEEGLALRQAMEHAVSLGFGSMIFETDSKQLVAAITENQGVSDLHGILLDITLLSGLFTSSLFRFCHRDTLFLEDGLAKQALRAHVT, from the coding sequence ATGGAGCCGGGGGTTGCAGATCATACCGCTTCCTCCTACCGTAACCAGAAGATCTTCCAGGACCGCCATTTCTCTGCGCAAGAAACAACACTAAAAGCGTTATGTGATGCTAGAGAATGGCAAGAGGCTCAAATTCAGTTGCAACCTAACATTAGGGCTCGCCCGATGGAGGATAAAAATCCCAATTTGGCTTTCACTTGCAGATCAGATGCAGCATGGAAATCTGATTCCAGGGTCGCAGGTGGCGCATGGAGCTTTTACAACAATCAGGGAGGTTTGATGACCTCTTATTCTCAAACTTTTTCGAGTGTGATTTCGCCCCTTGTGGAAGAGGGACTAGCACTTCGACAAGCGATGGAGCATGCTGTGTCGCTCGGCTTCGGCTCAATGATCTTCGAGACTGATTCAAAGCAATTGGTGGCAGCAATTACTGAAAATCAAGGCGTCTCTGACCTTCACGGCATTTTGCTTGATATAACTCTTTTGTCTGGTTTGTTTACATCTTCTCTGTTTAGGTTCTGCCATCGTGACACTCTGTTTCTAGAGGATGGCTTAGCTAAACAGGCCCTAAGAGCCCATGTAACATAA